The sequence below is a genomic window from Lentisphaerota bacterium.
AACCGGGAAAAGAGATCCTCGTTCGAATTGTCTCCATGCTGGTCGGATTGATCCGTAGCACATCCCCTGATCGTGTGCATGAGCCGGGAGCCGTCTACGAGCCGGATCGGCAAAGGGTGGGGGATTAAGATTAAGATTACGATTACGATTAGGAATTAACGACCTCATCAGAACTGCCATGCGCCCCGACCGCCTCCTGCAACTTTCCCCTTTTCAAGATGCCTGTAATCTGCTCTAATGGTTGCGGTTTGCTGGTCAGATGGGAGTGGAGGATTCCAATGGCGGAAGACGTACAGGGGATTGTCAAACAAAGCGCGTTCCTCGCCGATCGACACCGGCTGGACACGGTCACAACCAAGCCGGCTGCGAATTATACCGCAGCGGGCATATGCGCAATCATCGCCTTGCTGGTGTACGGACTGCTGGTCGCCTTGCAAGTGATGGATTTCCGGGCGTACCAGTTCCAGTGATGTGAGCGGTTGTGGCATGTTTAGAAAAATCCGCACGGTCAGCGCGGGCATTCTCGCTGCGCTTGCGTATGCTCCGGCGGCGATGACCCTTGCCGTCCTGTCGATCTCCTTTTTTGTGATTCAGCGGGTGGCTTCGGGCGTTGATTTCGTCGACGGAATTTCGTATGGCACGCTGCTGACCCACTGTTTCGGGCTTCACGCGCCGCTGCTTGCCCAGGGGTTTGGCTGGCAGGTGGTGACCTATCTGTTTCTTCACGGAAGCGGGCTGCATCTCGCCTTGAACATGCTTACCGTGCTGCTTTTTGGCGCCGGCCTGGAGATGGAAATTGGAAGCAGGCGGTTCTGGACTGTTTTTCTCGCAGGCGGAGCCATGGGCGGGTTGGTCTGGGTGGCGTGTGATGCGATCCAGCCGGCGCTGGCCGCAGCCTTCCCCGAGGTGGCGCGGGTGCTGGCTTTGCGAACGCAGCCGGGCGTCTATGGCACCTGCATCGGTGCCTCGGGCGGAGTCTTCGCCCTGATCGGCGCCTATGCCGCGTTGTTTCCCAGACGCGAGACGGTCGTGCTGCTGCTGGTGTTCCCGGT
It includes:
- a CDS encoding rhomboid family intramembrane serine protease, which codes for MFRKIRTVSAGILAALAYAPAAMTLAVLSISFFVIQRVASGVDFVDGISYGTLLTHCFGLHAPLLAQGFGWQVVTYLFLHGSGLHLALNMLTVLLFGAGLEMEIGSRRFWTVFLAGGAMGGLVWVACDAIQPALAAAFPEVARVLALRTQPGVYGTCIGASGGVFALIGAYAALFPRRETVVLLLVFPVRMRARTLAVFLGLATIIEAVLLRSQIAYAAHLAGGVAGYLYGLGLLRRRVFFRVA